A window of Rhododendron vialii isolate Sample 1 chromosome 13a, ASM3025357v1 contains these coding sequences:
- the LOC131313314 gene encoding uncharacterized protein LOC131313314, protein MSEQKKDLESGTVSSSGSTFVGSSSSGSWSRERRPITSTPLNGGNYVLWAKAVKVYYMGQFKDSYLTDEPPDGPTYRAWKAVDAHVRSELRNSMTEQVVSTLMFCDTAKEVWTQAKELYSGIDNLHRTYDLHRSFFDISQGADSFEDYYAKFRRICNELDICEPLSIDIQVMRRQRDRMRVTRFLSGASFDFGPMDNQILGSHDLPSLSEVFNRLRQSSSISTPTSGHSAMSSTISDGSVFSVSYGRGRGHESGFSGRDRNYGVSGHGFGSCESGFGGHGPDFGGRGGRGFGRGFGGRDSVFDTRGGRTSRGGGRGRDRDSRFYTHSWGTNHTAEFCYNLHDFPQAHQAASSQDTGQFTQSSVDSVAIPVEEYQRFLSFQDAIGSSTATLAQTDTSVSYVASSSSSPWVINSGATDHMTGSQDGEEDWWGH, encoded by the exons ATGTCTGAGCAGAAGAAGGATCTTGAGTCTGGTACTGTTTCTAGCTCTGGTTCTACTTTCGTTGGTAGCTCATCGAGTGGTTCTTGGTCTCGCGAAAGACGCCCTATTACCTCAACACCATTAAATGGGGGCAATTATGTTCTTTGGGCTAAAGCTGTTAAGGTGTATTATATGGGTCAGTTTAAGGACTCCTATTTGACTGATGAACCTCCTGATGGACCCACATATAGGGCATGGAAAGCTGTTGATGCTCATGTTCGTTCAGAGTTACGGAATAGTATGACGGAACAGGTTGTCAGTACGCTAATGTTCTGTGATACCGCTAAAGAGGTGTGGACCCAAGCAAAAGAATTATATTCAGGTATCGACAATCTCCATCGCACATATGACCTTCATCGGTCTTTCTTTGATATATCTCAAGGTGCTGATTCTTTTGAAGATTATTATGCCAAGTTTCGGCGCATTTGCAATGAATTAGATATCTGTGAGCCACTATCTATTGATATTCAGGTTATGCGGCGCCAACGTGATCGCATGCGGGTTACTCGTTTCTTATCTGGTGCATCATTTGATTTTGGTCCTATGGATAATCAGATTTTGGGGAGTCATGACTTACCTTCTCTTAGCGAGGTATTCAATCGTCTCCGACAGTCGTCGTCTATTTCTACTCCGACTTCTGGCCATTCTGCTATGAGTTCTACTATTTCTGACGGCTCTGTTTTCTCTGTTAGCTATGGTCGTGGACGCGGCCATGAGTCTGGGTTTAGTGGTCGTGATCGCAACTATGGGGTGAGCGGTCATGGCTTTGGCAGTTGTGAATCTGGGTTTGGTGGTCATGGTCCTGACTTTGGAGGTCGTGGAGGCCGTGGTTTTGGTCGCGGCTTTGGTGGCCGTGATTCTGTTTTTGATACTCGTGGAGGTCGCACATCAAGAGGAGGTGGCCGTGGTCGCGATCGTGATTCTAGATTTTATACTCATAGTTGGGGAACAAATCATACGGCAGAGTTCTGTTACAATCTTCATGATTTTCCCCAGGCTCATCAGGCTGCTAGCTCTCAAGATACTGGACAGTTTACTCAATCTTCTGTCGATAGTGTGGCTATTCCAGTTGAGGAGTACCAGcgttttttgtcatttcaggATGCGATAGGATCTTCTACTGCTACGCTCGCTCAGACCGATACATCTGTTTCTTATGTtgcctcatcttcttcctctccctGGGTTATTAACTCAGGTGCCactgatcatatgactg gatctcaagacggggaAGAAGATTGGTGGGGGCACTGA
- the LOC131313315 gene encoding signaling peptide TAXIMIN 1-like, protein MCSCCCYEDCECRPLGFLLGLPFAFVSLILSVIGIVIWIVGLALTCVCPCCLCATVIVELALGLIKAPIHVIKWFTEQIPC, encoded by the exons ATGTGCAGCTGTTGTTGTTATGAGGATTGTGAATGCAGGCCTCTCGGCTTCCTCTTGGGCCTTCCCTTCGCCTTCGTGTCCCTCATACTATCCGTCATCGGCATCGTCATCTGGATCGTTGG gTTGGCGTTGACATGTGTGTGCCCGTGTTGCTTGTGCGCGACGGTAATAGTGGAGCTAGCCTTGGGATTGATCAAGGCTCCGATTCACGTTATCAAGTGGTTTACGGAACAGATCCCCTGTTAG